In Lotus japonicus ecotype B-129 chromosome 5, LjGifu_v1.2, one genomic interval encodes:
- the LOC130720188 gene encoding transcription initiation factor TFIID subunit 8-like: MPLHKTLIPGSNMSHGGDGGERAAADDFGRAAAKVAVSQLCESQGFHAVRTSALDSLADVAIRYLVDLGKIAELYANLSGRSHCSVFDLIRGFEDLEAPRGFSGGAGLKEIVNYVEAVDEVPFAQPIPQFPVIRERRSIPSFDQMGETPPGKHIPAWLPALPDPHTYIHTPVWDERVSDPREDKIEQARQRRKAERSLLSLQKRLLLCNGSAETTTTTNTAAATNATPTGVAMDPGRADKDVSPVKIPAVSDGSRVSVLEAFAPAIEVLGSSSLCDDDGVEGRMVVPAARPTVHFKFRTGKKLIGESLDARLQKKDAASRAASLGGREDERDDKKRRAEYILRQSIENPQELTLL; encoded by the coding sequence ATGCCACTCCACAAAACCCTAATTCCGGGTTCAAACATGAGCCATGGAGGCGACGGAGGAGAAAGAGCTGCCGCCGACGACTTCGGCCGCGCCGCGGCGAAGGTCGCAGTATCGCAGCTATGTGAATCCCAAGGGTTTCACGCCGTGAGAACCTCAGCTCTGGATTCCTTAGCCGACGTCGCAATCCGGTACCTCGTTGACCTGGGGAAGATCGCGGAGCTCTACGCAAACCTCTCCGGCAGATCGCATTGCTCCGTCTTTGATTTGATTCGAGGGTTTGAGGACCTGGAAGCGCCGCGAGGGTTTTCCGGTGGCGCCGGATTGAAGGAGATCGTGAATTATGTGGAAGCGGTGGATGAGGTTCCGTTTGCTCAGCCGATTCCTCAGTTTCCGGTGATTCGGGAGCGGAGGAGCATCCCGAGTTTTGACCAGATGGGTGAGACGCCGCCGGGAAAGCATATACCTGCTTGGTTGCCAGCTTTGCCGGATCCTCATACTTACATTCACACGCCGGTGTGGGATGAGAGGGTTTCTGATCCTCGTGAGGATAAGATTGAACAGGCGCGGCAGCGCCGGAAGGCGGAGAGGTCGTTGTTGAGCTTGCAGAAGCGGTTGTTGTTGTGTAATGGTTCGGCAGAAACCACCACAACTACTAACACTGCTGCTGCTACTAATGCTACACCTACTGGTGTTGCTATGGATCCTGGAAGGGCTGATAAAGATGTTTCTCCGGTTAAGATTCCGGCGGTTTCGGATGGGAGCCGTGTTTCTGTGTTGGAGGCTTTTGCTCCTGCGATTGAGGTTCTAGGGAGTAGTAGTTTGTGTGATGATGATGGGGTTGAGGGGAGAATGGTGGTTCCTGCTGCGAGGCCGACTGTGCATTTTAAGTTCAGAACTGGGAAGAAGCTCATTGGGGAATCTTTGGATGCTAGACTTCAGAAGAAGGATGCTGCTTCGCGAGCGGCGTCGTTGGGTGGCAGAGAAGATGAGAGGGATGATAAGAAGAGGAGGGCTGAGTATATTCTCAGACAGTCTATAGAAAACCCACAAGAACTGACTCTGTTGTAG